In a single window of the Vitis vinifera cultivar Pinot Noir 40024 chromosome 6, ASM3070453v1 genome:
- the LOC100260340 gene encoding borneol dehydrogenase, mitochondrial isoform X2, with amino-acid sequence MSSYSNLHAGSFILISGIQASIYLWQVFLKSQLLLEGKVALITGGASGIGESTARLFSRHGAKVVIADIQDNLGLSVCKDLSPTSASFVHCDVTNEKEVENAVNLAVATHGKLDIMFNNAGIAGEAKPHILDNDKTEFERVLNVNVVGAFLGTKHAARVMIPAGNGSIITTASVCSTVGGGASHAYTSSKHAVVGLARNAAVELGKYGIRVNCVSPYLVATPLAKDLFKLDDDGVSGVYSNLKGKVLNAEDVAEAALYLAGDESKYVSGHNLLVDGGFTVVNPSFGIF; translated from the exons ATGTCATCATATAGCAATTTGCATGCAGGCAGCTTTATCCTCATCTCAGGCATCCAAGCAAGCATTTATCTATGGCAAGTATTCCTCAAATCTCAGCTGCTGCTAGAAG GTAAGGTGGCACTAATTACCGGTGGCGCTAGTGGGATCGGGGAAAGTACTGCAAGACTCTTCTCTAGACATGGGGCTAAGGTTGTGATCGCTGACATCCAAGACAACTTAGGCCTCTCTGTTTGCAAAGATTTAAGTCCTACCTCTGCCTCCTTCGTCCACTGCGACGTGACCAACGAAAAGGAGGTTGAAAATGCCGTCAACCTTGCTGTTGCTACGCATGGAAAACTCGACATTATGTTCAACAATGCAGGCATAGCTGGAGAGGCCAAACCCCACATCCTTGATAACGACAAAACTGAATTTGAGAGAGTCCTGAATGTGAATGTAGTAGGTGCCttcttgggaaccaaacatgCGGCTCGGGTGATGATTCCAG cTGGTAATGGCAGCATAATTACTACTGCCAGCGTTTGTTCTACTGTTGGAGGGGGTGCATCTCATGCTTACACTAGTTCGAAGCATGCAGTGGTGGGACTTGCAAGGAATGCAGCGGTGGAGCTCGGAAAATATGGCATTCGTGTGAACTGTGTGTCGCCATATCTGGTTGCCACTCCACTAGCAAAGGACTTATTCAAATTGGATGATGATGGAGTATCCGGTGTATATTCCAACCTTAAAGGAAAGGTTCTTAACGCAGAAGATGTGGCTGAGGCTGCTCTCTACTTGGCCGGTGATGAATCCAAGTATGTGAGTGGGCATAATCTTTTAGTAGACGGAGGTTTTACCGTAGTAAATCCATCTTTCGGTATATTTTGA
- the LOC100260340 gene encoding borneol dehydrogenase, mitochondrial isoform X1 gives MSSYSNLHAGSFILISGIQASIYLWQVFLKSQLLLEGMLNGFITSLTNVKYYSFTNVFILVLSLLFKFIYTHWLQGKVALITGGASGIGESTARLFSRHGAKVVIADIQDNLGLSVCKDLSPTSASFVHCDVTNEKEVENAVNLAVATHGKLDIMFNNAGIAGEAKPHILDNDKTEFERVLNVNVVGAFLGTKHAARVMIPAGNGSIITTASVCSTVGGGASHAYTSSKHAVVGLARNAAVELGKYGIRVNCVSPYLVATPLAKDLFKLDDDGVSGVYSNLKGKVLNAEDVAEAALYLAGDESKYVSGHNLLVDGGFTVVNPSFGIF, from the exons ATGTCATCATATAGCAATTTGCATGCAGGCAGCTTTATCCTCATCTCAGGCATCCAAGCAAGCATTTATCTATGGCAAGTATTCCTCAAATCTCAGCTGCTGCTAGAAGGTATGCTTAATGGTTTTATTACTTCTCTTACAAAtgtcaaatattattcttttacaAATGTCTTCATTCTGGTTCTTTCTCTTCTGTTCAAATTTATATACACACATTGGCTACAAGGTAAGGTGGCACTAATTACCGGTGGCGCTAGTGGGATCGGGGAAAGTACTGCAAGACTCTTCTCTAGACATGGGGCTAAGGTTGTGATCGCTGACATCCAAGACAACTTAGGCCTCTCTGTTTGCAAAGATTTAAGTCCTACCTCTGCCTCCTTCGTCCACTGCGACGTGACCAACGAAAAGGAGGTTGAAAATGCCGTCAACCTTGCTGTTGCTACGCATGGAAAACTCGACATTATGTTCAACAATGCAGGCATAGCTGGAGAGGCCAAACCCCACATCCTTGATAACGACAAAACTGAATTTGAGAGAGTCCTGAATGTGAATGTAGTAGGTGCCttcttgggaaccaaacatgCGGCTCGGGTGATGATTCCAG cTGGTAATGGCAGCATAATTACTACTGCCAGCGTTTGTTCTACTGTTGGAGGGGGTGCATCTCATGCTTACACTAGTTCGAAGCATGCAGTGGTGGGACTTGCAAGGAATGCAGCGGTGGAGCTCGGAAAATATGGCATTCGTGTGAACTGTGTGTCGCCATATCTGGTTGCCACTCCACTAGCAAAGGACTTATTCAAATTGGATGATGATGGAGTATCCGGTGTATATTCCAACCTTAAAGGAAAGGTTCTTAACGCAGAAGATGTGGCTGAGGCTGCTCTCTACTTGGCCGGTGATGAATCCAAGTATGTGAGTGGGCATAATCTTTTAGTAGACGGAGGTTTTACCGTAGTAAATCCATCTTTCGGTATATTTTGA
- the LOC100265556 gene encoding borneol dehydrogenase, mitochondrial-like — MSHVFVGDESFSKVCISYQDTVYVISLQLSFRQLHSPTSGIQAIGKGLSEGSFRNSHLSMASIPQISAAARRLQGKVALITGGASGIGESTARLFSRHGAKVVIADIQDNLGQSVCKELSSPTSASFVHCDVTSEKDVENAINVAVAKYGKLDIMFNNAGIVGESKPNILDNDKTEFEKILNVNVVGAFLGTKHAARVMIPAGNGSIITTASVCSTVGGVASHAYTSSKHAVVGLARNAAVELGKYGIRVNCVSPYLVVTPLAKDFFKLDDDGASGVYSNLKGKVLNPEDVAEAALYLASEESKYVSGHNLLIDGGFTIVNPAFGIF, encoded by the exons ATGTCCCACGTTTTCGTCGGTGATGAGTCCTTTTCTAAGGTGTGCATTTCATATCAGGACACCGTATATGTAATCAGCCTGCAATTATCATTCAGGCAGCTTCATTCCCCCACCTCAGGCATCCAAGCAATCGGTAAAGGTTTATCTGAAGGAAGCTTCAGAAATTCGCATTTATCTATGGCAAGTATTCCACAAATCTCAGCTGCAGCCAGAAG GCTACAAGGTAAGGTGGCACTAATTACTGGTGGCGCTAGTGGAATCGGGGAGAGTACTGCAAGACTTTTCTCTAGACATGGAGCTAAGGTTGTGATCGCTGACATCCAAGACAACTTAGGCCAATCTGTTTGCAAAGAATTGAGTAGTCCTACCTCTGCCTCCTTTGTCCACTGCGACGTGACCAGCGAAAAGGATGTTGAAAATGCCATCAACGTTGCTGTTGCTAAGTACGGAAAACTCGACATTATGTTCAACAACGCAGGCATAGTTGGAGAGTCCAAACCCAACATCCTTGATAATGACAAAACTGAATTTGAGAAAATCCTGAATGTGAATGTAGTGGGTGCCttcttgggaaccaaacatgCGGCTCGGGTGATGATTCCAG CTGGTAATGGCAGCATAATTACTACTGCCAGCGTTTGTTCCACTGTTGGGGGGGTCGCATCTCATGCTTACACTAGTTCGAAGCATGCAGTGGTGGGACTTGCGAGGAATGCAGCGGTGGAGCTTGGAAAATATGGCATTCGTGTGAACTGTGTGTCGCCATATCTGGTTGTCACACCACTAGCAAAGGACTTCTTCAAATTGGATGACGATGGGGCATCTGGTGTATATTCCAACCTCAAAGGGAAAGTTCTTAACCCAGAAGATGTGGCTGAGGCTGCTCTCTACTTGGCCAGTGAGGAGTCCAAGTATGTGAGTGGGCATAATCTTTTAATTGACGGAGGTTTTACTATAGTAAATCCAGCTTTCGGTATATTTTGA